GAATGGTTGGTTTATTTACGCCGTTTTGTACTATACTCAAAACGGCTTGATTGTTTGATTCTAAACGTAGGGGTAAAGCAAGAGCTTCATTGGTGTCAACTTAGGCTACAGATGGCTTATTTGTTGGCTTCCACACCCACCCAGAAATGAATTTCCGGGCTAATAGCGAAAGTAAACTAAAGTTTACTCAAAAATTTCCGGGTTATTTAGTCATCAAAAGACAACTTCTGCTATTAGACTGGGAATTCATTCCCAGGCGGGCTATGGGTTTTACGTTAATACTATTAGGGACTTCCAAGAAATAAATTATCCTGATTAACGAACCACAGAGGCGCAGAGGACACAGAGGAATAAGGGTTTGAGAGATTTTTGCGTTAGGTGGTTGAGTATTTTTTTATTTGGAAGTCCCTTCGCCGCAGTGTCCTAGAGTTTATTCATCATCAAAATCATCGTCGTCATCATCTTCCTCTTCTTCTCCGAAATCATCGTCATCTTCTATAACTAGGTCGTTAATTTCATCAGCAATTAAATCATCCTCATCGAGTAGTAGCCGTTCTCCTATTTTGCTACCAAAGCCACTATCGCCCATGCCCGGTGCGTCGAGGTTGTAGAGTTTTGCGGTGCGGTCGTCTAGTACCATGTCCAATGAATCATCTACTTCATCTAAGATGCCACTGCCCATATCTACTACGTAATCATCAATTACCCCCGCTTCCTCGTAGGTGTTGTAGCCAGTCCCCGCGGGAATCAAGCGCCCAATGATCACGTTTTCCTTCAGTCCCCGCAGCCAGTCCGATTTGCCCTCAATGGCGGCTTCTGTTAAGACCCTGGTGGTTTCTTGGAAAGAAGCCGCGGAGATGAAACTGTCGGTGTTCAGCGATGCCTTGGTAATCCCCAACAGCATGGGAGTGTATTCTGCCCTCGCCCCACCGGTAATCGCCATAGCTTCGTTCACCTGTTCCACCTGCCGGAGTTCTACCAGTTCCCCCGGTAGCATGGTCGTGTCCCCACCGTCATCAATCCGCACTTTGTTGGTCATTTGCCGGACAATTACCTCGATGTGTTTGTCGGAAATGTCAATGCCTTGGGATTGGTACACCATCTGTACTTCATTCACCAAAAAGGTTTGTACCTTCTGCAAAGCGTGGCTTGCACAGGCATAGATCCCATCCTCTGACCCCAAACTGAAGAATATTTCCAGAATCTCATGGGGGTTGGAGGGTCCGTCGGTGAGGGGTTGTCCGGCTACAATGTGCGCCCCGTCGGGAACAATCAGGTTTTGCCCAGGTCCAAGGGGATAGTCGGTGACTGTGCCATTGGCTTCAACAATTTTAATGGCATAGGCTTCTCTGGTGATGGATGTCACCTCATCCCCATCGCCATAGACAATCTTCACTTCCCCCGGACGACGGGCTAAAATACAAGCTTCCTTGGGTTTACGGGCTTCTAGCAGTTCCTCAATCCGGGGCAAACCTTGAATAATGTCCCCAGTCTTAGCCCGTTCAAATACCAACAGCACTAAGTTGTCACCCCGTTGCACCAAGTCCCCATCTTCTACCTGTAACACCGCCCCCGGACTCACCCGGTAAGGACGACCGACGCGGAGGGTAATGGTGTAAGCAGAAGGTGACAGGTGACGGGTGACAGGTGACAGTGAAGAAGCATTTCTGTCACCTGTTCCCTGTTCCCTGTCACCTATCCTCTGTTCCCTGTCACCTGTCACCTGTTCCCTGTCACCTCCCTTGACTTCCACCACTTGTCCCGATTCCGATGCGAATATCCCCGGCGCGATCGCACTTCCTTCTACTACCAAATCACCTTTACCGACAGTGGGCAAGACATTGGTATTCACTGTCACCAAATCATTGGCACGCAATACCAAACAACGGCGGACTGTTTCTGCCCCCTGTTGCACACCCCGGACTATCCCCCCTTCCTTACATAATATCTTCGTCCGGGCTACCACAGCCCCCGGTTCAATGGTGTCACCATCCACCACTTCCAAATTAGTTTGGGTACTGCCTTGGGTGGCATCGGCGGTAATGTCGCGGCGCACTACCAAAGACTCTAAAATTACCAACTGTAGTCTTTGAATCTCCCCATCTTCTGGGTCTGTAATCAGTTCAATGTCCGCCGCCAAAGGTGAACTGCCGTGTTCTCCCTCCGTCTCCTGCTCAATTTCTAATACTATCTGTGTCCGTAGCAGTTCCACACCTTCCACCGACTTCACCCGTTCCGAATCCTTGTAGGGAATCCTTTGCACCGCCCGCAGTTGAATCGAGCGCCCTGTCTGCTGACTGACGGAAGTGGTGGCTGGAACATCAGGGTTGGTGGGGACAGCAAATTCTACTACCGGACGACTCAGCAACCCTGGACCTTCAGGAGTTTCCACATACTGAACATAGCGCAATTCCGTAGCTACAGTTCCTTGCAGTTCCTCACCGGGTTGCAAGAACGTATTGTCATGGGCGATCGCTGTCTCTGGATCATCCACCATCAACAGTTCACCGGGTTTAATCACTACTTCCCGTAAAATGTCGTTCTTTTGGGTAACTTCCACTACCCCACCAGTTTGACAGAAGATGTCCTGGACTACTTCTGTCCCCGCTTCCACATACTGTCCATCTTCCACCCGTAACAAGGAAATATCCTTATTTACCTCATGGGTTTCTTCCGGTATCCACAGCAGTGTTCCCCCCTGGACTACCTCATAGCCCAATTTGGCTTTACCTTTTTTCTGTACTTCCACTTCGCCAAACTTCAACAAGCCCCCAGTGGTTGTCCGGTACTGATCATCAATCAATTCTGCCACTACCTGACCATTTTGTACCTTCGCCCCTGGAGTCGCCCGCAAGTTAAACTCCGATATCGCCCCATTATCGGGATTGGTAGTGGTAATCAGGTAATTATTCCGTCCTTGGGAACTCTGGATTGTCACTGCTGCCTGATCCAACACCACAGAAGCGGTAATAATCTCAATTTCCCTGGTGGCTTTCCCTGGAATCGCCTCTGGCAACCGCACCACACCCCCATGAACTGTGGTTAATTTGGTTTCCGCTAAGACTCCATTAGTAGCGATCGCATCGCCATTTTTTACCACCAATTCTGCTCCGGGCAGTAAATTATATACATCCCCCGACAGAATCCAAATCAACCCCCCTCTAGAGGCTGTGACAGTGGTATTGCCCTGACGGTCGGTTTTTTGTTCCGCCACTACATCGGCAAACTTCACTTCCCCAGCCAAGTCCGTCGCCACATCCTTGACGGCTTTTTCTGTATTGGTTCTGGTAGTTCTGCCTCCCAGCGCCACCTCAGCCACCAAGTGATCCGCTAGTACCTGTTGACCATTGTGGATATACAGCGTTGAACCTTGGGTAACAGCAATTTCCTGGCTTTCCCCCGTTCCCGATTTCTTATCCCCTTCAATCGTCAAAGTCCCATTGGCTTCCACATACAAAGCATCTTCACCATGTCGAGTCCGATAGGGACGGGTTTGTAACTTGCGGGGAATTTTCACTGTTCCTGACACCTGCGATCGCACCTGTTGGGCTACTTCCCCTGTGAATACACCCCCGGTGTGGAAAGTCCGCATGGTTAACTGGGTTCCCGGTTCACCAATACTTTGCGCCGCAATAATCCCCACAGCTTCACCCAAATCCACCATCTTGGCATGGGCTAAACTCCAACCATAGCAGTGCTGACACACCGACCGCGCCGCCTCACAGGTCAAAGGACTGCGGACAGTCACCTTCTGTACCCCGGCTTTTTGGATGGCGATCGCCAAATCATCATCAATAGGGGTATTCCGAGGGGCAATGATTTCCCCCGTTTCTGGATGCACCACATCCTCACCCACCACTCGACCCATCAACCGCGTCGCCAGTTTAATCAGAGTTTTATTCCCCTCCACCATCGCCCCAATCGTCAAACCACGATTAGTGCCACAGTCAAACTCCCGCACAATCACATCCTGGGACACATCCACCAACCGCCGGGTTAAATACCCTGAGTCAGCAGTCCGCAGCGCCGTATCCACCAGCCCCTTCCGCGCCCCATAACTAGAAATAATATATTCCGTTACCGTCAACCCCTCACGGAAATTGGTCTTAATTGGTAAATCAATAATTTCCCCCTGGGGATCTGCCATCAGTCCCCGCATCCCCACCAACTGCCGCACCTGAGAAATATTGCCCCGCGCCCCCGAAAAAGCCATCATATACACAGAATTGAGGGGATTGGTTTTTTTGAAATGCACCACCACCTCATCCTTGAGCGCTTCTGAGGTACTGTTCCAAGTATCAATTACCTTCTGGAAACGTTCAACTTCAGTAATTTCCCCCCGTTGATAGCGTTCCTCCGTCGCCAAAATTTCCGTCTCCGCCGCCTCCAGCAATTCCTTCTTAGAAGGAGGAATCATCAAATCATCCACACTAATAGACACACCCGCCTTGGTAGCATAGCGAAAACCCAACTCCTTGAGTTTATCTGCCATCACCGCCGTCCGCGCCGTCCCATAATGGGTAAAAGACCAGGAAATCAAGTCTCTTAATTTACCCTTGTTCACCACCAGATTGCGAAAAACTGCTTTAGTCATAATTTTAGTAGGGGCGCAGGCCCTGCGCCCAATCATTAGTTGTTAGTTGAAGGAGTCAGAGGGAGTGGGGGGAGTAGGGGAGTGGGGGGAGTGGGGGGAGTGGGGGGAGTGGGGGAGTAGGGGGAGTGGTGGGAGTTGGGGGAGTGGTGGGAGTGGGGGGAGTTGGGGGAGGCAAGAGTAAAAATATTCTCCCCTACATCCCTACCTCCTCTACCTCCCCTACCTCCCCCACATCCCCCACATCCCCCACATCCCCTACCTCCCCTACCTCCCCCACCTCCTCTACCTCCCCCACCTCCCCTACCTCCCCTACATCCCTACCTCCCCTACCTCCCCTACTCCCTAAGCGTCTATCGCTTCCTGAATCGCCTTGTTATAAATCGCCCTGCCAGGAGTCGTATAAATGTACTGAGAAATCAAATTTCCCTGACCATCTTCCCGTACCCGGCGGAACTTATAGATTAGGGTGCGACTTGTCACCCTACCCTTAGCATCCTTGTCCTCAATCACTTCCAAAGGTTCAGTATCCGGTTCACCCGAATCAATTTCCCCATCAAAGCGCACGTAAATATAGGCATGAAGTTCCACCTGTTGCGCCTCATAAGCCATAATTACATCATCCAAAGAGGAGAAATACTTACCTGCCCCCTTCGTTGCATTGGGATTTTCCGCCGTCAGATAATACGCCCCCAACACCATATCTTGGCTAGGAGTCACAATCGGTTTACCCGTTGCCGGTGACAAAATATTATTAGAAGCCAACATCAACAACCGTGCTTCTGCCTGACTCTCCAAGGACAACGGCACATGAACCGCCATTTGGTCACCATCAAAGTCAGCATTAAAAGCCGGACACACCAAAGGATGTAATTGAATCGCTCTTCCTTCCACCAAAATCGGTTCAAAAGCCTGAATCCCCAAGCGGTGCAGCGTCGGCGCTCGGTTTAACATCACCGGATGTCCCTCAATCACCTCCTGCAACACATCCCACACACTGGGATCATTACGAGAAATCAGCTTCTTCGCCGCCTTGATATTATTCACCATCCCCGACCGAATCAAACGATTGATTACAAAGGGCTGGAACAACTCAATCGCCATCTCTCGTGGCAGTCCACACTGGTGAATCTTCAGCTTTGGTCCGACCACAATTACCGATCGCCCTGAATAGTCCACCCGTTTCCCCAACAGGTTTTGCCGGAACCGTCCTTGTTTGCCCTCAATAATATCCGACAACGACTTCAGCGGGCGGTTATTAGCCCCCACCACCGTCCGTCCCCGGCGACCATTATCAATCAAGGCATCCACAGCCTCTTGCAGCATCCGTTTCTCGTTACGGACAATAATCTCCGGGGCGAGAATTTCCTGAAGCCTAGCCAAACGGTTGTTGCGATTAATTACCCGGCGATACAAATCATTCAAATCGCTTGTCGCAAACCGCCCCCCATCCAACTGCACCATCGGGCGCAAATCTGGGGGAATCACGGGGATAATTTCCATCACCATCCATTCTGGGTGCGAACCGGTAGCGATGAAATTATCAATCACCCGCAGCCGTTTAATTAACTTCGCCCGTTTCTGTCCCTTGGCTTTCTCAATTTCTTCCCGCAGGCTTTCCGCCTCCTGCTCCAAATTAATATCCGCCAACAACCGCAACAGAGCCTCAGCCCCAATGCCCACTTCCACACCCTCTAACTGGGAATCTTCACTGTAGATAGCATCCTCAATTTCTAGCCACTGGTCTTCACTCAACAGTTGTTTGTAACTGAGAGTATCCGCATTACCAGGCGCTAAAACACAGTAAGAGTTGAAATAAACAATCTGCTCCACATCCCGCAGCGGCATATCCAGGAGAATCGCAATATAGCTAGGAATCCCCTTGAGATACCAAACATGAGCCACCGGGGCAGCCAACTTAATAAAACCCATCCTGTGACGACGGACGCGGGATTCTGTTACTTCTACACCACAGCGCTCGCACACAATCCCTCTATGGCGCACCCGCTTATACTTACCACAATGGCACTCCCAATCCTTAGCTGGTCCGAAAATCCGTTCACAAAACAACCCATCCATTTCCGGCTTGAGAGTGCGGTAATTAATAGTTTCTGGCTTGGTAACTTCACCTACGAGTTGTCCATTAGGCAAGGTACGCTCACCCCACTGGCGGATGCGTTCTGGCGAAGCTATACCAATTTTTACGTAGTCAAATTGATTATTTTGGGGGGATCTCATGAGAATTAAAAATTAATAAACAGAAGTCAGGAGTTGGGGGAGTGGGGGAGTGGGGGAGTGGGGGAGTGGGGGAGTGGGGGAGTGGGGGAGTGGGGGAGTGGGGGAGTGGGGGAGTGGGGGAGTGGGGGAGTGGGGGAGTGGGGGAGTTGGGGGAGTTGGGGGCAGGAGGCAAGAGTAAAAATATTCTCCTCTACCTCCCCTACCTTCCTCTACCTCCCCTACCTCCCCTACCTCCCCTACCTTCCCCTACCTCCCCTACCTCCCCTACCTTCCCCTACCTCCCCTACCTCCCCTACCTTCCCCTACCTCCCCTACCTCCCCCTACCTCCCCTACCTCCCCTACCTCCCCTGCCTCACTAATCATCTCCTTCCAAAGATTCACGGGAAAGCGACTCATAGGTGGGTCTAGGTGGTGTCCGTCGAGCAGCTTGATCTGCCATCAGGTCTACCTCCACATCCAAAGAACTACCATCTGCTTGAGTTTCTACCTTATGCACCGCAATATCTAAGCCCAAAGACTGCAACTCGCGCATCAATACCTTGAAGGATTCAGGAGTACCAGGACGGGGAATAGCTTTGCCTTTGACAATGGCATTCAGAGCCTCATTCCGTCCCTGCATATCATCGGACTTAACTGTTAACAACTCCTGCAAGGTATAAGCAGCACCGAAAGCCTCCAATGCCCAAACTTCCATTTCTCCAAATCTTTGCCCACCCTGTTGAGCCTTACCACCCAAAGGTTGCTGAGTCACCAA
The DNA window shown above is from Anabaena sp. WA102 and carries:
- a CDS encoding DNA-directed RNA polymerase subunit beta'' — encoded protein: MTKAVFRNLVVNKGKLRDLISWSFTHYGTARTAVMADKLKELGFRYATKAGVSISVDDLMIPPSKKELLEAAETEILATEERYQRGEITEVERFQKVIDTWNSTSEALKDEVVVHFKKTNPLNSVYMMAFSGARGNISQVRQLVGMRGLMADPQGEIIDLPIKTNFREGLTVTEYIISSYGARKGLVDTALRTADSGYLTRRLVDVSQDVIVREFDCGTNRGLTIGAMVEGNKTLIKLATRLMGRVVGEDVVHPETGEIIAPRNTPIDDDLAIAIQKAGVQKVTVRSPLTCEAARSVCQHCYGWSLAHAKMVDLGEAVGIIAAQSIGEPGTQLTMRTFHTGGVFTGEVAQQVRSQVSGTVKIPRKLQTRPYRTRHGEDALYVEANGTLTIEGDKKSGTGESQEIAVTQGSTLYIHNGQQVLADHLVAEVALGGRTTRTNTEKAVKDVATDLAGEVKFADVVAEQKTDRQGNTTVTASRGGLIWILSGDVYNLLPGAELVVKNGDAIATNGVLAETKLTTVHGGVVRLPEAIPGKATREIEIITASVVLDQAAVTIQSSQGRNNYLITTTNPDNGAISEFNLRATPGAKVQNGQVVAELIDDQYRTTTGGLLKFGEVEVQKKGKAKLGYEVVQGGTLLWIPEETHEVNKDISLLRVEDGQYVEAGTEVVQDIFCQTGGVVEVTQKNDILREVVIKPGELLMVDDPETAIAHDNTFLQPGEELQGTVATELRYVQYVETPEGPGLLSRPVVEFAVPTNPDVPATTSVSQQTGRSIQLRAVQRIPYKDSERVKSVEGVELLRTQIVLEIEQETEGEHGSSPLAADIELITDPEDGEIQRLQLVILESLVVRRDITADATQGSTQTNLEVVDGDTIEPGAVVARTKILCKEGGIVRGVQQGAETVRRCLVLRANDLVTVNTNVLPTVGKGDLVVEGSAIAPGIFASESGQVVEVKGGDREQVTGDREQRIGDREQGTGDRNASSLSPVTRHLSPSAYTITLRVGRPYRVSPGAVLQVEDGDLVQRGDNLVLLVFERAKTGDIIQGLPRIEELLEARKPKEACILARRPGEVKIVYGDGDEVTSITREAYAIKIVEANGTVTDYPLGPGQNLIVPDGAHIVAGQPLTDGPSNPHEILEIFFSLGSEDGIYACASHALQKVQTFLVNEVQMVYQSQGIDISDKHIEVIVRQMTNKVRIDDGGDTTMLPGELVELRQVEQVNEAMAITGGARAEYTPMLLGITKASLNTDSFISAASFQETTRVLTEAAIEGKSDWLRGLKENVIIGRLIPAGTGYNTYEEAGVIDDYVVDMGSGILDEVDDSLDMVLDDRTAKLYNLDAPGMGDSGFGSKIGERLLLDEDDLIADEINDLVIEDDDDFGEEEEDDDDDDFDDE
- a CDS encoding DNA-directed RNA polymerase subunit gamma; translation: MRSPQNNQFDYVKIGIASPERIRQWGERTLPNGQLVGEVTKPETINYRTLKPEMDGLFCERIFGPAKDWECHCGKYKRVRHRGIVCERCGVEVTESRVRRHRMGFIKLAAPVAHVWYLKGIPSYIAILLDMPLRDVEQIVYFNSYCVLAPGNADTLSYKQLLSEDQWLEIEDAIYSEDSQLEGVEVGIGAEALLRLLADINLEQEAESLREEIEKAKGQKRAKLIKRLRVIDNFIATGSHPEWMVMEIIPVIPPDLRPMVQLDGGRFATSDLNDLYRRVINRNNRLARLQEILAPEIIVRNEKRMLQEAVDALIDNGRRGRTVVGANNRPLKSLSDIIEGKQGRFRQNLLGKRVDYSGRSVIVVGPKLKIHQCGLPREMAIELFQPFVINRLIRSGMVNNIKAAKKLISRNDPSVWDVLQEVIEGHPVMLNRAPTLHRLGIQAFEPILVEGRAIQLHPLVCPAFNADFDGDQMAVHVPLSLESQAEARLLMLASNNILSPATGKPIVTPSQDMVLGAYYLTAENPNATKGAGKYFSSLDDVIMAYEAQQVELHAYIYVRFDGEIDSGEPDTEPLEVIEDKDAKGRVTSRTLIYKFRRVREDGQGNLISQYIYTTPGRAIYNKAIQEAIDA